The nucleotide window GTCGGCGGTGATCGACGCGCTGATGATCGCGCTCGCGACGCTGTTTCTCGCGCGCCTGATCGTGATCTACGCGGTCTCGCGCCACCCGATCGTCGTCGCGGCGATTCCGGCCTCGATCCAGACGGTCGCGGCGGCCGCGCTCGTGTTCGTCTACGGCGGGACGTATCGCGCGCTCAACGTCGAGGCTCCGCTGTTCGAGGCGTTTCTGTACCGCCCCGATCACGCCCACCTCCCGATCGCGGGCCAGCCAGACCATTTCCTGTTGCTCGGCGTGCTCTGTGGGGTCTACGGCGTGTTCGGCTGGCTGTATCTCAACGTGCTCGATCTCCCCTGGCGGCTCTCCTTTGGCGTGAGCGCACTCGATTTCGTCGCGGGCTTTCTGGGCCACCTCGCAGACGGTCGTGACGACCTGGAGGAGTTTTTCGCGGCGGTCGGTGACGACGCGCTCGTGCCGGTCACGCTCGCGGTGTTTCGCCGCCCCGACGGCACCGAGAAAGCCCGGTTCGTCCTGCCGATAATTCACCCCGGCCCGATGGGGTCGGTCGGCGGCGGCGTCTGGCCGATCCGCGCCGACGCGCACAGCGAGGGGCTCAGTTTCGCGCCCCACGCGACGGCGGGCCACGACTTCAATCTCGTCTCGAAAGCGGACGTCGAGACGATTCTCGACTGTGTCGAGGACCTCGACGCGCGCATCGAGACCTCGTCGACGGCGTCGGTGGGTCACCGCGTCGGGGCGGGCGACGCGACGCTGACCGGTCACGCCATCGGTGACGGCGCCCTCGTGGTCTCGACGTTCGCGCCCTCCTTTGCGGACGACGTCGACTACGCGGTCGGCCTCGCGGCCGTCGCTGAGGCGCGTCAGAACGGGCTCGAAGACGTCGCACTAATCGATGCGCACAACTCCAACGATGGCCTGCAGGGCGAGAATCTCGGGCACGTCGTCCCGGGGTGTGATCGCGCGTTCGACCTGATCGAGGGCGCGGAGTCGATCGGCGAACGACTCGCGAGCGCCGACCGCGGACCGCTCAGTCTCGGGACCGCCAGCAGCGAGACCCCCTGGGGGACGATCGACGGGATCGGCCCGCTGGGGATTCGCGTCGCCGTGCTCGATGTCGACGGCCAGACCACGGCCTACGTGCTCATCGACGGCAACAATATGGACCCGGGCTTGCGCGATCGGATCGTCGCAGCGATCGATGGGCCCGACCTCGTCGAGGTGATGACCTCCGATACACACGCCGTCAACACCGTCGAGGCCGAAAACCAGGTCGGCGATCCAATCGATCCGGGCGCGTTGACTGCGCTGATCGACGACCTCGTGAGTGAGGCGCTGGCCGACTGCGAACCCGTCGAAGCCGGCATGGCGTCCGATCGCGTTCGCGTCGGTGTGTTCGGGAACGATCGGACCGAGGCGCTCGCGACGATGGGGACGGCGGTCGTGCCGTTCGGGATCGCGCTCGCGTCGACGTTCGTCGCGTTGCTCGCGATCGTGACGGCGGTCTTGCTGGTCGCGATCTGATCGTCGTTATTCGATCGTTTCTTGCCTGGCACTCACGGTCAGCATCGGGTGGCGAGACTCAATAGGGGCCCTGGTCAGTCTCCTGTTGCCCGCTTTCGGTTTCAAGGTTCGCAGTTCGAGATCGCAATTTCACCATGTTCTCTGGCTCAAACCGAAATACCTGTGGAGTAAGCATACGGCGGCCTTCGGCCGCCGTTTCACTGCTGGCGAAGCCGAAGGCTGAGCCAGCAGGTCTTTTTGGTCCAGCTTTTTCAAGGAGCGGTCGCCGTCGGCGACCCGACGCAGAAAAAGGTGGTATAGCGGGAGGTGGATTTGAACCACGGTCACTTCCTCGCTGGCGCTCGGTCGTTCCCTGGTTCAAATCCCCCCACCGAAGTGCGGACGCAGGACTCGTCGCTTTGCTCCTCGTCGTTGCGTCCGCAAAAACAGTAGCGGGAGGTGGATTTGAACCACCGATCTGCGGGTTATGAGCCCGCCGGAATCTCCTGGCTATCCCATCCCGCTGACTTATCGTAACCCAGGTCGACCATTAAGGGTTGTGATTCGGTCGCCGTCTGTCAGTTCGTGGCGCTGTCCGCAGTGTCGGCCGGGCCGCCCTCTGCCCCGCCGACCTGTTCGGCGACGATCGCGTCGACTTCGTCGAGAAAGGCCCGTTCGCTGCCCGCAGGAATCGTCGCGCCGGCGGCGATGTCGTGGCCGCCACCCTCGCCGCCGACGTGGGTGGCCGCCCGGTCCATCGCGACGCCGAGGTTCAGGCCCGCCCGGACGAGTCGCGCGGGTCCGCGCGCCGAGACCTTGCGATCGCCGTCGTCGTCCGCGAACGCGATGATCGGTCGATCCGGCAGTTCCGAGCGCGCGAGACTGGCCACGATGCCGACGATCGTGGGGCGGACCGCGTCCTCCAGATCGACCCACTGGATCGCGGTCTCGGTCGTCGTCCCCCGATCGAGCATGAGGTCGACGCCAGCCGAAAGGTTCTCGCGGTGGGTCTCCAGCAACTCGCGAGCGCGATCGAGGACGTCGCCGCGCTCGCCTCGCGCCAGCGCGATCCCCACTTCGCTCTCGTCGTACCGGGCGGTCGCGTTGAGCAGTGTCGCGAACTCGGCGGCGTCCCGGAGGGCCGTCCCGTCGGGCTCTCGGGCGAGCGTGTAGGCCGTCCCGACGAGGTCGTCGATCCGGTCGGCGGGGACGCCGCGCTCGATCGCGGCCTGGAACAGCGCGCTCGCGATCGTCTGGCGGGTCGCCGGCGCACAGTCGGCCCATCGCTGGTCGGGATCGTCGACGTGAGTGGCCAACCAGGCCGTCACCGTCGCGGGGTCGTCGAGGACGCCCGGAATACTGACGGATGCGCTCGCGAGCACCTGCGGGAGCGGGCGCGTCTGTCGGCCGAACACGTCGAGATCGGTCGTCCGCTCGATCACGCCGACCGCTTCGCCCTCGTCGACGATCGCCGCGTTCGCCCCGACGAGTTCGCCGTCGACCAGTTGGCGATCGCCCACTGCGCCGACGACCGCCTGGGCGGCGAGGTCGCGCGCTTCGGACCCGACGAGTGCGCGTGCCACGAGGTAGACCGCGCCGGCCCCCGACAGGTCGCTCGCGCCGTCGAGGCCGGCGAGCATCGGATTGCAGTGGGCGTCGATCGACGCGTCCGCGATCTGGTGGTGATCGGCGACGACGGGCGTCCAGTCCGACTGGGCGGCGATCGCGTCGAGTTGCCCACTGCCGATGTCGGTGAACCAGACCGTCCCGCCGTCGGCGGCGATCGATTCGATCCGATCGGTCGAGAGGCCGTCGACGACGCGGACGCTGGCCGGAATCTCCGCCCGGTCGAGCGCTTCGGCGGCGATCGCGCCGGCGGTCAGGCCGTCGGCGTCGTCGTGGGTGACGACGCGCACGTCGGCGGCGTCAGCGAGCGTTCGTGCACAGCGCTCGGCGTGATCGGTCAGGGCCTCGACCGGTGCCATCGCTCTGGCCAGGGGTGGGCGCGTCAAAACCGTTCGGAACCGCGCTCGCGATCCGAACGGCTTTGGGCCGACCGCTCGAAGCCAGCGTGTGTACCGCGCCAGCGACCACCGTGCGGCGGCCGACGCCCTGGCGTCGATCGAGGCGGCCGCCGAGGACCTCGATCTGGACGAGGAGACCGCGAGCCGAGCGGCCGATCTCTATCTCTCACACCGCCCCGACGCCGACCGCTCGAAACCCGCGGTGATCGCCACGAGCCTCTACGTCGCGGGCCGGACGACCGGTGAGACCCGATCCCAGCAACGGGTTGCCGAGGTGTGTGACGTCTCACGGTTCACCATCCAGCAACGGTATCGAGACATGCTCGCGGCGGCGGGCTTCGAAACACCTGGCTGGTAGGTGAGTGATTTCGGAAACGCTACGGCGGGTTAGCGACCCTCGCGGTCGGGTGTCAACCGCCCCTGGGCGTCGATCTCGCCGCGAACGATGCGCGTACTCGAAATCGGGTCGCCGTCCTCGGCCGTGACGAAGTCGACGACTTCGACCTCCAGTGGGTCGTGTCCCTCCTCGCGACGGAGTTCGTTGATGCGCCGCCCGCCCGCTTCTGTGTCGGGCGAGACGACCAGCACGTCGAACCCTGGCTCGGTCGCGACGCCGGTCGGGTCGTCCAACTCGACGATTTCATAGGTCCGGCCGTGCGCGTCAGCGATCGGTTCGAGTTCGGCCCGGAGATTCCGTTCGCGTGCGTCGTAGGGCCGCACCGGGCGGTCTTCGGCCCGTGTTTCGGGCGCGAGCGCGTCGCTGGTGAGTCCGACGGTCACGTCGCCCCGTTCGAACGCCCGTTCGAACAGCGCCCGATGGCCGTCGTGGATCGGGTCGAAGGTTCCGCCGAGCGCGACCTGCATACACACCGACTCGGGGCCCCCGGATTAGGGACTTGCGGGTCGATTCGAATCATCGATCGCCCACGACCGCTCACTCGTCGGGGCCCTCGACCGAGATGGTGACGCCCTCGTCTTCGGAGGGTTCGAGACCGAGTTCGGCGTCGAGATCACAGAGCGCGTTCAACTGCTGTTGGATGTCGCCCACGAACGAGCCCACGAGTTCGGACGGCGCGATGGCGTCGTACTCGTATGGATTGTTGCCAGCGCCGTCGGATTCGCGTTTCTGCCGTGTGAGCACGCCTTCGTCGGTGAGTTCGGCGGCCGCCTCCCGGACCGTACTCGGATACAGGCCGGTGCCGTCAGCGATCTCCTGGCTCGTCGCAGCGTGATGCTGGCGGAGAAAGATGTAGATCCGCGCGCGCGTCTCGGTTTCGAGGATCCAGGAGAGCAGGTCGACGACGCGCTCGTCGAACTCCTCGATCGCCCGGTCGGCGCTCTGTTCGAGTTCACAATCGTCGTCCCCCGTCGTATCGTCTAAACTGTCCCCGGACATGTGTCCTCGTGACTCGAACACAAGTTCGGCGGTACCAAGAGGGTTTGGGTGTGTGTCCCTGGCTCACACGATCCGCAGCGCCTCACAGAGCGCGTCCATGCCCGCCGAGTCGCGAATCTCGCGCTGTCTGGCCGCGCCGCTCGGGCCTTCGTAGACCTCACGCAACCCCTCGACGTCGAGGCGGTCACACTCCCGGTCGACGACGTCACCGATCGCAATGGACGCGCCGGTACAGCCCCGTTCGAGCAACTCGGCGTCCCGCCCGTAGCGCAGTGCGCGCCACTTGTTCTCGTCGAGCAGTTCCTGACGGCACGCGCCCGCCCCCGCGCCGTCCTCGTAGCGCTCGGCCAGATCGGTCACGATCGCGTGGGAATACTCCACGAACGCGATCGTGCGCTCGACGTCGTGGTGGGTGTCGGGGACGCGAATCTCGACGGTGCCGTGTTCGCCGTGGGGGCGGACGTCGAACCAGAGTTCGCCGCGATCGTCGATCGCGTCCGTTTCGAGCAGCGTCTTCTCGTAGTCGAGATACGCCTGGAAGTCCTCGAAGGCGGTCGGGACGCCCGTGTTCGGCAGGTTCTCGAAGATCTTCGCGCGTGCGGACTGCAGGCCCGTGTCGATCCCACACCAGTACGGCGAGTTCGCAGAGACGGCCAGCACGATCGGCAGATACCACCGGAGTTCGTTCGCGATCCAGACCGCCTTGTCGGCGTCGTCGACCCCGACGTGGACGTGGACGCCGGCGGTCGTGTTGCGGTGTTGGGGGTACTGAATCCGGTCGAGTTGTTCTTTGTACCGGGGCTTCTCGGCGTGTTCGAGCTCTTGCCAGTTCGCCGCCGGGTGCAGCCCCGCGGCGGCGAGGCCGTAGCCGTGGTCGGTGACGTGCTCGGAGAGGTCCTTACGCGTCGATCGGATCGCCTCGGGTGCGCTGTCGATCGACTCGATCAGCGGCGTCTGCACTTCGAGGACGCATTTGAACAGTTCGTGGTCGATCCGATCGGCGAGGTCACCCTCGGGTGGGTCCTCGTAGACGAGTTCGTCCGATCCCGATGTCGGGCGGTCGGTCGCGGGATCGACGACGAAAAACTCCTCTTCGACGCCGAGTGTCCCCATCCGGTCGAAAGCGGCGGCAGAACTCGTCTCCATCGAGTGACGGTGATTGGCCGCCGGTGGGCCTAAGCGTTCTGCTTGTGGCAGTACCGGGGCCGGGCGATCACGCCGAGGTGATCCTCGTGGAACCGGTCCAGCCGCGCCCGATCGAGGATCTCGTAGCCCTCGCGCAGCGCGTCGAGTTCGGACTCGAACACCGCGTCGGGATCGTCGGTCACGTCGACGCTCCGGGCCTTGATCGCGAGTGCGAGACGACCGTCTTCGCGGAGGAACTCGCGATTCGCGAGTGCGACGTCCGCCTGATCGCGGGTCGCGACGTCCTGGACGATCGTTTCGACTGGTTCGACGACGTGGGCGTACGATTCGGGCTCGCGGGCGTCCGCGAGCAGTGGAAAGAGGCGATCGCGATCGGCGGCGACGGCGACCAGATCCCGCGCGGGCCGGGGCGCGAACTCGACGGCGTACGTCGGGGCCAGATCGGCGACGTGACTCGCGGTCGTCCCCGCCGCCGCACCGAGATAGAGCACTGGCTCGCCCGCCGTAATCGGCAGGTCGAGGCCGACCGCAACCATCGCGGCGAGTTTCGAGCGCCGGGGGTCCCACGCTCGCCACGCGCCGTCGGTCGCCTCCTCGCTGATCGGGGGGCCACGCGTCGCGAGCGTCTCCTGGCCGTCGATGTCGCGGCGCTCGACGCCCTCGGGCAGGCTCATTGCTCTCCCCCCGTGCGGATCTGTTTGATGCGCTCGTCGAGGTCGGCCTCCAGTTCCGGGCGGCGATCCCCGCTGTAGTGATCGATCCGCGCGGCGATCGAGAGTTTGCCCGCGAGCGCGCGGGCCGCCGAGCCACGCTTCTCGGGGCGGGTGTTCGAGACGGCGTCGTGGGTGAAGATCACGCCGTGTTTCGGCGACGGTGCGGAGCCCCGGAGGTGCGCGAAGAGGGCGTCTTCGGCCCCGAGGACCTGCACCGTCCCGCTGGGTTTCCGCGCGAGCGTCTTCAAATCGCCCGCGAGCGCGATCAGCCGTGCGGCGAGGATCGGGCCCGCGAGCGCGGCGAGGTTGGGCGCGACGGACGGCACCGATCTTTCGAGGGCCGATTCGAGGGTGTCGGCCTCTTCGTCCAGATCGACGACTCGCTGGGCCAGTCGCTGCAACGACTCGGGGGCGTCCTCGCGGGCCGCGATGTCGCGGGCGTACGCCAGGCCAGCCTCGCGTTCGCCGAGTTCCGCGCCGGCCCACTCGCTGACGCGCTCGGCGAGTTCGTTCGCCGTCCGCCGGCAGTCGTCGAGCGCGCGGACCTGGTGGATGACGCGCTGGTCGTCCGCCTGCTCGCGCTCGCGAACGGCGTCTCGCGTCGCACCCACCGTCGCCGTGTGGAGTCGATCGTAGTACGCCTCGCGATCCGCAGCGACACCCTGTTCGACGGCGATGGCGGGCCAGTCCCGCGTCGCGTCGGCCGAGCCCTCGCGAATCGCCCGCCTGACCGCGTCCTCGTCGGAGAGATCGCAGTCCTCGAACCAGCCCGCAGCCTCGGTCATGGTCGAGTCTGACGGGCCGCGACCGAAGGCGTTCCGGTCGGGTCCGGTCAGGGCGCGCCCGCGAGCACGAACGTCGCGGGCTCGGCACCGACAGCGATCTCGCGGGTCGCGTCGGGGTCGATCCGGACGGCGTCGCCCGCGCTCATCCCGACCTCCTCGCCCTCGATGGTGACCGTCGCCGTGCCCTCCACGAGCAGATACACTTCTTCTTGCCCGTCGTCGGCGTGATCGTGGGGCTTGCCCGCCCAGCCCGGATCGGCTTCGAGGAGGGTCACACCCAGGTGCTCGCAGTCCAGCGCGTCCCGCAGGAAGGTCATGCCGGGGGCCAGTTCCTCGACGTCCTCGACAGCGGCGGTGTCGTACATCGTCGGCGCTTCGTCCGGAGGTGTCCTAATGGTGGGGGTCGATCAGGCCTGTCGTAGCCGACGCGTCCACCGCCCGACGGCGAGACGCACGGCCCCCAGCCCGATCGTGCCGAGTGCGACCGCAAGCGCGACCAGCGCCGCAAGTCCGATCGGGGGCAGCGGTGCGATCACGAACGCGACGACGAAGATCGCCCCCAGCGGGACCATCGTCGCGACGCCGAACAGGGCGAACCGGACGCCGTCGAACAGGAACTCGCCCGGCGAGAGGCCCGCGAGCGCGACGGTGACGCCGACGACGTACCAGACGATCCCGACGAGCAAGACGGCCCCGACGAGCGCGGGGATCGCCTCGGCCCCCGTCCAGAGGACGACGATCGCGTGGGCCGCGAGGCCGACTGCAGGTCCGAGCACCATCGCGGTTGTCGCGGTCGAGCGGACGATCTGCCCGATCGAGATCGGGTGGGCGCGATCGGCGTCGGGGTCGGCGGCCTGGGCCAGCCAGTTGTAGGTCGTAAAGCCCGAGAGGCCCAACATTGCGCCGACAGAGAGACCGATCGACGGCGCGCGCCCGGTGATCGTGCCGGCGAGATCGATCAGCGCGACGGTGACGATCGCGAGGATCGCCGCCGAGAACCCGACCTTGCCGATCCCACCCGTGCTCCGATGCAGGCTGAGCAGCGTCTTCGTCGCGATCGGGTCACCTAGTCGGGCGTTCCACCGGGCGAACGCGGGGTCGACCGACCGTTCGGCCCGCCCGCTCGCGGGGTCGAAGGTGAGCGCTGCGGTCGCGTAGACGACCGCGAGCGCGCTCGCCGCGCCCGCGACGCGTGCGGGCGTCAGAGTCTCGATCGATCCGACGGGGACGACCAGTCGGGGATCGACACCCGCGAGGAGGCCGCCGACCGCGAGCGTCGCCGCGAGTGCGAGTGCGGCCCGGCCCCAGAGCCCACGACGCGCGAGGCCGATCCCCGCGAGCGTCGTCCCGAGTCCGAGGGCGAACCCGACGAGCAGGCTGACCCACAGCCAGGCGACGCCGAGCGCGATCGCGAGGGGGCCACCAGCGCCACGTTCGATCGCGGCGATGGCCGGCGTCGCGCCGACCGCCATCGGGAAGAGAAAGAGCATCGCGTAGTAGGCCAGATCCTTCAGGACGAACGCGCCGAGTAGCTCCCCGTTCGACAGCGGCAGCGTCCGCCCGGCGAAGACGACCAGCGTGATCTCGCCGAGGAGATCCTGAATCGCGTCGCGGCCGACGAACCCGATCGATCCGGTGTGCAACCCGAAGATCACCGCCAGCGCGCCCAGCCCGCCCACAATGACGTCCGGGTCCGTCCCGGTCTCGACGAAGAGGAGGCTGCCCGCCGCGACGAGCACCGCGATCACGACCGGGAACGCCGCGAAGCGCCCGCCTGCAAAGAGACGGCGATGCAGTCGATACTCCTCGCGCCCCATCGCGGCGAGGACGGCCGCCCGGCGCTCACCGAGGATCGTCGCACCGAGACGGTAGGCGAGACCATTGCGGCCGCCCGGGTGATGGTCTGGACGGTCGCCGGGCTCCGAACTCACGCGCGTTCGCCTCCCACGTGATCGGTGAACACGTCGATCAACCGCTCGTCGATCGCGTCGGGCCGAACGGTCGTCACCAACTCGCCGTCGTGGACGATGCCCACCCGGGTACACCGCTCGGCGGCGACAGAGACGTCGTGCGTCGAGAGGAGAATGGTGTTCCCGTCGGCCCGATACTCGGAGAGAAACGCCTTCACGGTCTCCTGGACGATCGGGTCGAGATTCGCCAGCGGTTCGTCGATGAACACGACCTCGGGTTCGTGCAGAAAGGCCGCGGCGATCATCACCTTCTGTTTTTGCCCACGTGAGAGGTCGGTCGAGAGCGTGTCGATGTGCCCGCCCAGATCGAGGCGGTCGGCCCACTCACGGGTCGCCCGTTCGACCGCGTCGTCGGACATTGCTCGCACCGCGCCGACGAACTGGAAGTACTCCCGTGGGGTGAGGAAACTCGGCGGACTCGACCGTTCGGGGAGGATGCCGACCAGTTCGCGAACGCCGACGGGGTCGGTGACGGGATCGGTCCCGAGCACGCGCACCGTCCCGTCGTCGGGCGTGATCTGTCCGGTGAGAATCGACATCGTGGTTGTCTTGCCCGCGCCGTTGGGGCCGAGGAGTCCAAACAACTCGCCCGCCTCGATCGACAGTGTGAGGCCGTCGAGCGCCCGGATCGACCCGTAGGCCTTGTGGACGCCGTCGCATTCGATCGCCGCCATTGGTCGATGGTGGGGCCGATCGGGCCTAAGCGTGCCGGCGGTCTCGTGATCGGGAGGTAACGGACGGTGACGAGAGGGTCGTGTGAACGGGTCGCTATCTGCGTCCGCGCTCGCAACGTTTTTGGGCCGGAGGATCCGACCGGCGACATGGCACACGGCGATTCCACCCCGTTTTCCGCGAAACTCGACGTGCCGGAGGCACTGACCTTCGACGACGTGCTGCTCCGTCCCAAAGAGAGCCGCGTCGAACCCGACTCCGCCGACGTCAGCACGCGTGTCTCCACGACCGTCGAACTCAACGTCCCCGTGCTCTCGGCGGCGATGGACACCGTCACCGAGGGCGACATGGCGATCGAGATGGCCCGCCAGGGCGGTCTCGGCGTGATTCACCGCAACCTGAGCGAGGAGCAGATGGTCGCCGAGATCGAGCGCGTCAAGCGCGCCGACGAGTTGATCATCCGCGACGTCGTCACCGCCGACCCCGAACAGACCGTCCGCGAGGTCGACGAGATGATGAACCGCGAGGGCGTCAGTGGCGCGCCCGTGATCGGTGAAGACGACGCGGTACTCGGCATCATCTCGGCGACGGACGTTCGCCCCTATCTCGAAGTCGGCGAGTCCGACGAGGTCCGCGAGGCGATGACCGACGAGGTCGTCACCGCCAGCGAGTCGGTCACCGCTCGGGAGGCGCTCGAACTGATGTACGAGCACAAGATCGAGCGCGTCCCGATCGTCGACGACGCGAACCGGCTGATCGGCCTGATCACGATGCAGGGCATCCTCCAGCGCCGCGAGTACGATCAGGCCGCTCGTGACGACGAGGGCCGCCTGCGCTGTGGCGTCGCCGTCGGGCCCTTCGAGTTCGATCGCGCGGTCGCCGCCGACGAGGCCGGCGCGGACGTCATCTTCACCGACTGTGCGCACGCCCACAACCTCGACGTCGTCGACTCCGCCCGCGAGATCAAAGACGCGGTCGAGGCCGACGTCGTCGTCGGGAACGTCGGCACGCGTGAGGCCGCCGAAGATCTGGTCGACTTCGCGGACGGGCTCAAGGTCGGCATCGGTCCGGGCTCGATCTGTACGACCCGCGTCGTCTCTGGCGCGGGCATGCCGCAGTTGACGGCCGTTTCGGAGGTCGCCGACGTGGCGAGTGACCACGACGTGCCCGTCATCGCCGACGGCGGCATCCGATACTCCGGCGATGCGATCAAGGCCATCGCCGCGGGGGCCGACGCCGTCATGCTCGGGTCGTACTTCGCGGGCACCGACGAGGCGCCCGGGCGGGTCATCACGATGAACGGCAAGAAGTACAAACAGTATCGTGGGATGGGCTCGGTCGGCGCGATGAAATCCGGCGGCGGCGAACGGTATCTCAAAGACGTCGACGAGGACGACGACTACGTCCCCGAGGGCGTCGAGGCCGCGACGCCGTACAAAGGGCCGGTCGAGAACGAACTTCACCAGCTCGTCGGCGGGATGAAATCCGGGATGGGCTACGTCGGGGCCGACACGATCGATTCCGTCCAGCAGCGCGCGGAGTTCGTCCGGGTCTCCTCGGCGGGCCAACAGGAAAATCACCCCCACGACGTGATGATCACCGACGAAGCGCCGAACTACTCGCCGGGCGAGTGATCGGCGGCTATCGACTGAGGCCGCGTTGCGGACTGGACTAAACCGGGCCACCCGAACGGTTTTGCTCGTTCGCATACGATGCATACACGTGAGCACCTCCATTCGGGTGTCCGAAGCGACGAAGGACAAACTCGAAGCGATCAAGCGGGAGGACGAAACGTTCGACGAGTTACTCGACCGCATCGTCGTCGATCGATCGTCGGCCGACGTCGAGGCGCTTCTCGGCCGTGCCGAGGGGATCTCCTCGCACATGAGACGGGCCAACGAGGAGCTCTCGGAGTCGCTGGAGGGGCGGTAGTGCTGTATCTCGACGACAGCGTGCTCCGAAAGGCTGTCGAGGATCCGCCCGACCCCACGGTCGCGGCGTACCTTCGGGACCACGCTACCGAGCCGTGGGCGATTCCCGCCACCGTCGCCTGGGAGTATCTCTCCTACTACGCCGACGACGGGCGTCGACGGGACGAGCGCCGCTTCCTGGAACGGACGTTCGAAGAGATCGCCCCGATCGACCTCGCCGTGGCCGCCGAAGCGGCGACGCTCCGGGCCCGTCTCGACGCTATCGATCGTTCGCTCCAGGCCGCCGATCTCCTCCATCTCGCGACGGCACGGTGTGGCGACGGCCGATTCGTGACTGCCGATCGGGACTTCGACGCTCCGGAACTGTACGATCTGCTCGATCTCACCGTTCTCGACGTGGCGTGAAGGGCGTCGAGGCCCCTGTGATCGGGCGTCGTGGACGCCCCTATATTCCGGGCATCTGAAATGCCCCTACTTTCCGGGCGTTGTGGACGCCCCTCTTTTCCGGTCATCAAAGATGACCCTACGACACGTGCGCGGCGATGTCGGCGTCGGTGATGATGCCGGTCGTCGCGCCGTCTTCGACGACGAGCACGGCGTCGTGGTGATCC belongs to Halococcoides cellulosivorans and includes:
- a CDS encoding DUF7557 family protein encodes the protein MSTSIRVSEATKDKLEAIKREDETFDELLDRIVVDRSSADVEALLGRAEGISSHMRRANEELSESLEGR
- a CDS encoding type II toxin-antitoxin system VapC family toxin codes for the protein MLYLDDSVLRKAVEDPPDPTVAAYLRDHATEPWAIPATVAWEYLSYYADDGRRRDERRFLERTFEEIAPIDLAVAAEAATLRARLDAIDRSLQAADLLHLATARCGDGRFVTADRDFDAPELYDLLDLTVLDVA
- the guaB gene encoding IMP dehydrogenase; this encodes MAHGDSTPFSAKLDVPEALTFDDVLLRPKESRVEPDSADVSTRVSTTVELNVPVLSAAMDTVTEGDMAIEMARQGGLGVIHRNLSEEQMVAEIERVKRADELIIRDVVTADPEQTVREVDEMMNREGVSGAPVIGEDDAVLGIISATDVRPYLEVGESDEVREAMTDEVVTASESVTAREALELMYEHKIERVPIVDDANRLIGLITMQGILQRREYDQAARDDEGRLRCGVAVGPFEFDRAVAADEAGADVIFTDCAHAHNLDVVDSAREIKDAVEADVVVGNVGTREAAEDLVDFADGLKVGIGPGSICTTRVVSGAGMPQLTAVSEVADVASDHDVPVIADGGIRYSGDAIKAIAAGADAVMLGSYFAGTDEAPGRVITMNGKKYKQYRGMGSVGAMKSGGGERYLKDVDEDDDYVPEGVEAATPYKGPVENELHQLVGGMKSGMGYVGADTIDSVQQRAEFVRVSSAGQQENHPHDVMITDEAPNYSPGE